The Corylus avellana chromosome ca8, CavTom2PMs-1.0 genome has a segment encoding these proteins:
- the LOC132190099 gene encoding uncharacterized protein LOC132190099, giving the protein MASLRASPFPFTFTSSNSRFPFSITTIRATFSSPRRVWTRPSNSMSEPAVHEDGNGVKAENSDVLVQYVVLRRDLIDTWPLGSVVTQGCHASVCAVWSHKDDPHTVEYCSPQNIDSMHKVTLEVKGEPQILNLSEKLTAGGITHKLWIEQPENIPTCLATKPYPKSVVSSFFKKLKLCK; this is encoded by the exons ATGGCATCTCTTCGCGCCTCGCCatttcctttcactttcacATCCTCCAACTCTCGATTTCCCTTCTCAATCACTACAATTAGGGCTACCTTTTCGTCTCCCCGGCGCGTCTGGACTCGGCCTTCGAACTCAATGAGTGAACCCGCCGTACACGAGGACGGCAACGGCGTGAAGGCGGAGAACTCCGACGTGCTAGTCCAGTACGTGGTGCTCCGGCGAGACCTGATTGACACATGGCCGCTCGGAAGCGTCGTGACACAGGGCTGCCATGCCTCCGTGTGTGCCGTCTGGTCCCACAAGGACGATCCTCACACCGTCGAGTATTGTAGTCCCCAAAACATTGATTCTATGCATAAG GTCACTCTTGAGGTGAAAGGAGAACCTCAGATCTTGAACTTGTCAGAAAAGCTCACAGCTGGTGGCATCACTCATAAACTGTGGATAGAACAACCTGAAAACATTCCAACTTGCCTTGCTACCAAGCCCTATCCCAAATCTGTTGTATCATCATTTTTCAAGAAGTTGAAACTCTGCAAGTGA